The nucleotide window ACGACTGGCTGCGCGCGTTCTGCGCGCACGCGCCCGAGCGCATGCTCGGCGCCGGCATGGTCGCGCCGCACGACGTCGCGTCGGCGGTGGCCGAGACGCGGCGCTGCGTCGAACAGCTCGGCTTCAAGGCGATCTTCCTCGCTCCGGGCTGCGTCAACCGCCGCCCCTGGCACGACCCGTACTACGACCCGCTCTGGGCCGAGTGCGAGCGCCTCGGCATCCCGGTCACCTTCCACGGCGGCGGCCAGACGCATCTCAAGCCCGACTTCTCGCTCGAGGTCCTCGACAAGCTCGTCATGTGGCACACCTTCGGCCAGCCGCTCGGCGTCATGTTCGTCGCCGTGAGCCTCACGGCGGGCGGCGTGCTCGAGCGCTTCCCGCGTCTCCGCGTGGGGCTCCTCGAAGGCAACTGCAGCTGGGCGCCGTGGCTCTTCCACCGCCTCGACGAGCACTGGGAATGGGTCGGGCGCCACGAGGTGCCCGAGGTGCGGAAGAAGCCGTCGGAGTACTTCGTCTCCAACTGCTTCCTCGCCGTCGAGGCGGACGAGACGCCGGTCAGGCAATACGTCGAGTGGTTCGGCGACGAGAACCTCGTCTTCTCGACC belongs to Deltaproteobacteria bacterium and includes:
- a CDS encoding amidohydrolase; translated protein: MTTRGFRVADSDMHVLEPPDLWQRYIDPAWKHAAPIGLTELRRDMRVKVKSHVVLRIGTVRPQRGDAAGPWSTAQDEAFAEAERRGWDAVSQLQAMDREGLDMAVLFPSRGLFVLGLDSPQIMGIDGLEADFAAAIARAYNDWLRAFCAHAPERMLGAGMVAPHDVASAVAETRRCVEQLGFKAIFLAPGCVNRRPWHDPYYDPLWAECERLGIPVTFHGGGQTHLKPDFSLEVLDKLVMWHTFGQPLGVMFVAVSLTAGGVLERFPRLRVGLLEGNCSWAPWLFHRLDEHWEWVGRHEVPEVRKKPSEYFVSNCFLAVEADETPVRQYVEWFGDENLVFSTDYPHADSKFPRSVPAFMSLPLSEASQRKILWDNWARLYGVGAR